From Alkalispirochaeta americana, one genomic window encodes:
- the purL gene encoding phosphoribosylformylglycinamidine synthase subunit PurL, with protein MQLTRDVFDLQGRSDQEIGDFLERYSIGLTLQEAKQLQFSILKRPPSVAEFVLFGIEGSEHCSYKSSREHLSQFITQGPEVVLGAKEDAGVVRVARDRQGRGYCVVMSHESHNHPSQIVPYEGAATGVGGNVRDICCMGGEVVALADDLRFGDIETPQTRWIYDGVVSGIAGYGNPIGVPSLAGGLQFDRGYQDNCLVTVVSLGILREDHLLHSYAPPGADGYDLILVGKPTDSSGFGGASFASFDLDAEQHEQNKGAVQEPNAFLGRHLLQAAGALSEKLAELGAHHRVGFKDLGAGGIACASVEIADTGGYGAEVIIDQVHRDAQGLPPHVVLCSETQERYMYASPPDLTPLILAHYNEDFALPQVSRGAEARVIGKITDSPRFRVIAGDEVIVDAPACEVTRGFLYDRPYTDPVVAASPIPPGTLPSWSGSRNAGEDLLALLGHENIASRKPLYDRYDKQVQGRVVVEAGLSDSGILAPFNSTDYPEEIRRVGLTLTTDQNPRMNRRDPHLGAVLAVVESYTNTVASGARPAAVSDCLCYGNPEKPQQMGLFVAGCRGVAEACRELSVPVIAGNVSLYNESATGSIPPSPMIACLGTLDDYGRGITQSFTHPDSLVYLLLERQGRWGGSVYEELLNTDEAGSDPAFTPVVGPLPQVDYGKLRAAGETVLAGAREGLLRACHDISEGGLGVALCEMTFPRSLGCAVSLDTPGEPAAFLFEESPGFVLEIDPHREQDFLALADHQGAKPVLLGRTIREPRIIVEGVWDMTIEDARTRWEQGLMEKLL; from the coding sequence ATGCAATTAACCAGGGACGTATTTGATCTCCAGGGCCGGTCGGACCAGGAGATAGGGGATTTTCTCGAGCGCTACTCGATCGGGTTGACCTTGCAGGAGGCAAAGCAGCTGCAGTTTTCGATTCTCAAGCGACCTCCTTCGGTGGCGGAGTTTGTGCTTTTCGGAATTGAGGGGTCGGAACATTGCTCGTACAAAAGTAGCCGGGAGCATCTTTCACAGTTTATTACCCAGGGTCCCGAGGTTGTCCTGGGGGCAAAAGAGGACGCAGGTGTGGTCCGGGTTGCCCGGGACCGCCAGGGACGGGGCTATTGCGTGGTGATGAGCCACGAATCGCACAACCATCCCAGCCAGATCGTTCCCTACGAAGGAGCCGCCACGGGCGTGGGGGGGAACGTCCGGGATATCTGTTGCATGGGGGGCGAGGTTGTGGCTCTGGCCGACGATCTTCGCTTCGGCGATATCGAGACTCCTCAAACCAGGTGGATCTACGACGGCGTGGTCTCGGGGATTGCCGGGTATGGAAACCCCATCGGGGTGCCTTCGCTGGCAGGAGGTCTCCAGTTCGACCGGGGATACCAGGATAATTGTCTTGTCACAGTGGTTTCGCTGGGGATTCTCCGGGAGGATCATCTCCTGCATTCCTATGCTCCTCCCGGTGCTGACGGGTACGATCTGATTCTGGTGGGAAAGCCCACCGATTCGAGCGGCTTTGGAGGCGCCAGTTTTGCCAGCTTTGATCTTGATGCGGAACAGCACGAGCAAAACAAGGGCGCGGTTCAGGAACCGAACGCCTTTCTGGGACGACATCTCCTTCAGGCAGCGGGAGCGCTCTCGGAAAAGCTGGCAGAGCTTGGGGCTCATCACCGGGTAGGGTTCAAGGACCTTGGTGCCGGAGGAATCGCCTGCGCCAGTGTGGAGATCGCCGATACCGGGGGCTATGGGGCCGAGGTCATAATCGACCAGGTCCACCGGGACGCCCAGGGCCTGCCTCCTCACGTAGTGCTCTGTTCCGAGACCCAGGAGCGGTATATGTACGCTTCTCCTCCTGATCTGACTCCCCTGATTCTGGCTCATTACAACGAAGATTTTGCCTTGCCCCAGGTTTCTCGGGGGGCCGAGGCGCGGGTGATCGGAAAGATTACCGATTCTCCCCGGTTTCGGGTGATCGCCGGGGATGAAGTGATCGTGGATGCTCCGGCCTGTGAAGTTACCCGGGGATTTCTCTACGACCGGCCCTATACTGATCCCGTGGTGGCGGCCTCTCCGATTCCCCCGGGGACGCTTCCCTCCTGGTCCGGTTCCCGCAACGCCGGGGAGGACCTGTTGGCCTTGCTGGGACACGAGAACATCGCTTCGCGCAAGCCCCTCTATGACCGCTACGACAAGCAGGTTCAGGGACGGGTGGTGGTCGAGGCGGGGTTGTCCGACTCCGGCATCCTGGCGCCCTTTAATAGCACCGACTACCCCGAGGAAATTCGGCGGGTGGGGCTTACGCTTACTACGGATCAAAATCCCCGGATGAACCGCCGGGATCCCCATCTCGGAGCAGTTCTGGCGGTAGTAGAGTCCTACACCAATACGGTTGCTTCGGGGGCTCGTCCTGCGGCAGTCTCGGATTGTCTGTGCTACGGCAATCCCGAGAAGCCACAACAGATGGGGCTCTTTGTAGCAGGTTGTCGCGGTGTGGCCGAGGCATGTCGGGAGCTTTCGGTGCCTGTCATCGCGGGAAACGTCTCCCTTTATAACGAGTCAGCTACGGGCTCCATTCCGCCCAGCCCCATGATCGCCTGCCTGGGAACGCTTGATGACTATGGCCGGGGGATCACCCAGAGTTTTACTCACCCCGATTCCCTGGTGTACCTCCTTCTGGAGCGTCAGGGTCGATGGGGCGGGAGCGTCTACGAGGAGCTTCTGAACACGGACGAAGCTGGCAGCGACCCCGCTTTTACTCCGGTTGTGGGCCCTCTTCCGCAGGTCGACTACGGAAAACTTCGTGCTGCCGGTGAGACAGTTCTGGCAGGAGCCCGCGAGGGGCTTTTGCGGGCCTGTCATGATATTTCCGAGGGAGGGCTGGGTGTTGCCTTGTGCGAGATGACCTTTCCCCGTTCCCTGGGGTGTGCTGTCTCCCTTGATACGCCCGGAGAGCCAGCAGCGTTCCTCTTCGAGGAGTCGCCCGGGTTTGTTCTGGAAATTGATCCTCACCGGGAACAGGATTTTCTTGCCCTGGCGGATCATCAGGGGGCGAAGCCAGTTCTTTTGGGGCGGACCATCAGGGAACCGCGCATAATTGTTGAAGGAGTATGGGATATGACGATTGAAGATGCCCGAACCCGTTGGGAGCAGGGGCTTATGGAGAAGTTGTTGTGA
- the purM gene encoding phosphoribosylformylglycinamidine cyclo-ligase, translated as MSLSYKDSGVDIEAGNRTVDLIRDAAASTFTPAVLTGVGSFGAFYDLSEIAPSYRQPVLVQSVDGVGTKTVVARQADDFSRIGADLVSACCNDIAVHGARPLTFLDYVANDVLDPERVAQIVCGIAEACRAVGASLIGGETAEMPGVYLPGEHDLVGVVTGIVERDRIINGETITPGDVILGVASSGLHTNGFSLARKIIQVADLSLKAPLEQLLPGAGSSRSLQDALLEAHVNYTPGILALLEAGIPLRGMAHITGGGVLENIPRILPPGCDALLDGTAWKVPPIFSVLAHHGGVAPEELHRVFNMGVGLTVILPAAARDEAQALMKEVFSVESWEIGVVTEGTGAVRISGIA; from the coding sequence GTGAGTTTGTCCTACAAAGATTCCGGTGTTGATATCGAGGCGGGAAACCGCACGGTCGATCTTATTCGTGATGCGGCGGCATCGACCTTTACCCCGGCGGTCCTGACAGGTGTGGGGAGTTTCGGCGCCTTCTACGATCTCTCGGAGATCGCTCCCTCGTATCGCCAGCCTGTGCTGGTTCAGTCTGTGGACGGTGTGGGTACCAAGACCGTCGTGGCTCGTCAGGCCGATGACTTCAGTCGGATAGGCGCTGACCTGGTGAGCGCCTGCTGCAACGATATCGCGGTGCACGGGGCCAGGCCTCTCACGTTTCTGGATTACGTGGCCAACGATGTCCTTGATCCGGAGCGGGTTGCCCAGATTGTCTGCGGTATAGCCGAGGCGTGCCGTGCCGTGGGAGCCTCCCTGATTGGGGGCGAAACCGCCGAAATGCCCGGGGTGTATCTGCCGGGAGAGCATGATCTGGTGGGCGTCGTAACGGGTATTGTGGAACGGGACCGGATTATCAATGGCGAGACCATTACTCCCGGCGATGTTATCCTGGGAGTAGCCTCAAGCGGCCTTCACACAAACGGGTTTTCGCTGGCTCGGAAGATTATCCAGGTGGCAGATCTTTCCCTGAAAGCCCCACTGGAGCAGCTTTTGCCCGGTGCAGGGAGCTCCCGGTCTCTTCAGGATGCGCTCCTGGAGGCCCACGTGAACTATACCCCCGGTATCCTGGCCCTTCTTGAAGCAGGAATACCCCTGCGGGGCATGGCCCATATCACGGGAGGCGGGGTTCTGGAAAACATTCCCCGGATACTTCCTCCCGGGTGCGATGCCCTTCTGGACGGGACGGCCTGGAAGGTTCCGCCAATCTTCTCTGTCCTGGCACACCACGGGGGAGTTGCTCCCGAGGAGCTGCACCGGGTTTTTAATATGGGAGTGGGACTGACGGTTATCCTGCCGGCGGCTGCTCGTGACGAGGCCCAGGCACTCATGAAGGAAGTCTTTTCCGTTGAGTCCTGGGAGATCGGGGTGGTAACCGAGGGAACCGGAGCGGTGCGGATCTCCGGAATCGCCTGA
- the purQ gene encoding phosphoribosylformylglycinamidine synthase I, whose amino-acid sequence MTIGIIQFPGTNCERESRLALERVGLEGVFFRWNQDLAQLRDFDGYLLAGGFSYEDRSRSGIIAALDPLMEVIRQESDRGKPVLGICNGAQILVEAGLVPGGGSPGDPPLVALTTNRRVARGRVVGTGFYNAWVTLRAETEETAFTGRIPRGTALNVPAAHAEGRFVMSPQVYQELNERGMIAFRYTDEEGQALEEFPVNPNGSVGNIAAITNVRGNVMAIMPHPERTPLGDGIFHSLREYLERGPGEEKARSREEAPSFSSSPAETRLSVDDLPAFAPRQGAHELVVQLIITDNAAVSVETALSHRGISPGITRRVHWELSLDPDLSPARAQEVLEAIQASGELYNSNKEECVPAPAGSNSVSLLVRERDDIQGRRVLEALQNWFGLQEVRSLQRGILWTLDEAQDLEQVLNTHILLNPVSQVGLLYDRR is encoded by the coding sequence ATGACGATAGGGATCATCCAGTTTCCCGGGACAAACTGCGAACGCGAATCTCGCCTGGCCCTGGAGCGGGTCGGGCTGGAGGGTGTCTTTTTCCGGTGGAATCAGGACCTCGCACAGTTGCGGGACTTTGACGGCTACCTTCTGGCGGGCGGTTTCTCCTATGAGGATCGGAGCCGCTCGGGTATTATCGCTGCCCTGGACCCTCTTATGGAGGTTATCCGTCAGGAGAGCGATCGGGGAAAACCCGTTCTGGGGATTTGCAACGGGGCGCAGATCCTGGTGGAGGCAGGGCTTGTTCCGGGAGGAGGTTCTCCGGGAGACCCACCCCTGGTGGCGCTCACCACAAACCGCCGTGTGGCCCGGGGGCGCGTGGTGGGTACGGGGTTCTACAACGCCTGGGTAACCTTGAGAGCCGAAACAGAAGAGACGGCGTTCACCGGAAGAATTCCCCGGGGAACCGCTCTGAATGTTCCTGCCGCTCATGCGGAAGGTCGCTTTGTTATGTCTCCCCAGGTATACCAGGAGCTGAACGAGCGGGGCATGATCGCCTTCCGCTATACCGACGAAGAAGGACAGGCCCTGGAAGAGTTTCCCGTGAATCCCAACGGATCTGTGGGCAACATTGCTGCCATCACCAATGTACGGGGTAATGTCATGGCGATCATGCCCCATCCCGAGCGAACTCCCCTGGGAGATGGCATCTTCCACTCCCTTCGGGAGTATCTCGAGAGAGGACCCGGAGAAGAGAAGGCCCGTTCCCGGGAAGAGGCTCCATCGTTTTCATCCTCTCCCGCTGAGACACGCCTGTCTGTCGATGATCTTCCCGCATTTGCGCCTCGACAGGGGGCTCACGAGCTGGTGGTGCAGCTGATTATCACCGATAACGCCGCCGTAAGCGTAGAGACAGCGCTTTCTCACCGGGGCATCTCTCCGGGCATTACCCGCAGGGTTCACTGGGAACTCTCGCTGGACCCCGACCTTTCGCCAGCTCGGGCACAGGAGGTTCTGGAGGCGATCCAGGCCAGTGGCGAACTCTATAACAGCAACAAGGAAGAATGTGTTCCGGCCCCGGCGGGGAGTAACTCGGTTTCTCTCCTGGTGCGGGAGCGGGATGATATTCAGGGACGGCGTGTGCTGGAGGCTCTGCAGAACTGGTTCGGTCTCCAGGAGGTTCGTTCTCTGCAAAGGGGAATCCTCTGGACCCTCGATGAGGCCCAGGATCTGGAGCAGGTCCTGAATACGCATATTTTGCTGAATCCTGTGAGCCAGGTGGGACTTCTCTATGATCGAAGATAA
- a CDS encoding phosphoribosylaminoimidazolesuccinocarboxamide synthase, with translation MIEDNLAGGALAGDSRTSRLISDSLGHLPGVQGEAEYRQQIREACENCLTETDLALPEKHRGKVRDRYRAGESLLLVSTDRQSAFDRLLASVPFKGQVLNQTSAWWFDETRDILPNHLEGVPHPNVSVVRHCTPFPIEFVVRGYITGSTETSLWTRYQAGERRYCGIDFPDGLEKHQELPRPVVTPTTKEAKDRPIAPEEIIAEGWMTRRDWERCRDHALDLFTFGQKKASENGLILVDTKYEMGFDNQGTLRLIDEIHTPDSSRYWIGGTYHERRAAGVSPDHIDKEFLRAWFVAHCDPYRDAILPEAPPELVEELAYRYILLYEAITGRPFLFPPRAKGGRSLAEELRAAGVSLPGDQGTG, from the coding sequence ATGATCGAAGATAATCTCGCTGGAGGTGCCCTGGCCGGGGATAGCCGGACCAGTCGCCTGATCAGCGACAGCCTGGGCCACCTCCCGGGCGTGCAAGGGGAGGCCGAATACCGGCAACAAATCCGGGAGGCCTGCGAAAACTGCCTCACCGAGACTGACCTGGCTCTGCCGGAAAAACACCGGGGAAAAGTCCGGGACCGCTATCGGGCCGGGGAATCTCTTCTACTGGTCTCCACGGATCGCCAAAGTGCCTTTGACCGCCTTCTTGCGTCGGTTCCCTTCAAGGGGCAGGTCTTGAACCAGACCAGCGCCTGGTGGTTTGACGAGACCCGGGACATCTTGCCCAACCATCTCGAGGGGGTTCCTCACCCCAACGTGAGTGTTGTTCGCCACTGTACTCCCTTTCCGATAGAGTTTGTGGTGCGAGGGTACATTACGGGCTCCACCGAAACCTCCCTGTGGACTCGCTACCAGGCCGGAGAGAGGCGCTATTGCGGAATCGATTTTCCTGACGGGTTGGAAAAGCATCAGGAACTGCCCCGGCCTGTTGTGACACCCACAACCAAAGAAGCAAAGGATCGGCCCATCGCTCCCGAAGAGATTATCGCCGAGGGCTGGATGACCCGCCGCGACTGGGAGCGGTGCCGGGACCATGCCCTGGATCTCTTTACCTTCGGCCAGAAAAAGGCCTCCGAGAACGGCCTGATTCTTGTTGATACCAAATACGAGATGGGGTTCGATAACCAGGGAACCCTGCGGCTGATCGATGAGATCCACACTCCTGACTCCAGCCGCTACTGGATAGGCGGAACCTACCACGAACGAAGAGCGGCAGGAGTATCGCCGGATCACATCGACAAGGAATTCCTCCGGGCCTGGTTTGTGGCCCATTGTGATCCCTACAGGGATGCGATCCTCCCCGAGGCCCCGCCAGAGCTCGTCGAGGAGTTGGCCTATCGCTACATTCTGCTCTACGAGGCAATTACCGGCAGGCCCTTTCTCTTTCCCCCTCGTGCGAAAGGGGGGCGTTCCCTCGCTGAGGAGCTTCGTGCGGCAGGGGTTTCTCTCCCCGGGGATCAGGGGACTGGCTGA
- the purF gene encoding amidophosphoribosyltransferase yields the protein MCGIVGIYAHDQVAPDLYDSMIQLQHRGQDAAGIITCNERFHVKKGMGLVQDIFEQRHMERLRGSIGIGHTRYPTSGTHSNDEVQPLWTSVPNGIAFAHNGNVVNYQEMRREVQENRKRYLNSHSDSEMLLQLFADELHRRIGAGPASSLADRAFFEALFSSMAELFYRIAGAVSAVMLIKDRGLVAMRDPHGLRPLVYGQRELPDGRVDHIFASEDTMFYMLGYRRVRDVLPGEIIYIASDRQVFTRRLAPKAFTPCIFEYVYFARPDAMLNNVNVYRSRLRMGENLGKAWKETFPEVSPDVIIPAPATANTVALSMARELGVNYSEGLYKNPFIGRTFIMPNQEKRRQSVRYKLSPQELELRNKDVLIVDDSIVRGTTSKEIVQMVREFGARRVYFASACPPVTQPCYYGVDIPTSEELIASVSTEAEIQEYLGADLLLYQPLEYLVEAVTRKGDHHIDTPCTACLGGDYIHKLDQEEMKRCVS from the coding sequence ATGTGCGGGATCGTTGGAATCTACGCCCACGACCAGGTAGCACCGGATCTCTACGATAGCATGATCCAGTTACAGCACCGCGGCCAGGATGCTGCGGGAATAATCACCTGTAACGAGCGGTTTCATGTCAAGAAGGGCATGGGCCTGGTGCAGGACATCTTCGAGCAACGTCACATGGAGCGTTTGCGGGGCTCCATTGGTATTGGCCATACCCGCTATCCCACCAGCGGGACCCACAGTAACGATGAGGTGCAGCCCCTCTGGACCAGTGTTCCCAACGGGATCGCCTTCGCTCACAACGGCAACGTGGTGAACTATCAGGAGATGCGCCGGGAGGTTCAGGAAAACAGGAAACGCTATTTGAACTCCCACAGCGATTCCGAAATGCTCTTGCAGCTCTTTGCTGATGAACTGCATCGGCGAATCGGGGCCGGGCCTGCCTCGTCCCTGGCCGACAGAGCCTTCTTTGAGGCCCTCTTTTCTTCAATGGCTGAACTCTTCTACCGCATCGCCGGAGCCGTCTCGGCGGTGATGCTCATCAAGGATCGGGGTCTGGTAGCAATGAGGGATCCCCATGGTCTGCGGCCTCTGGTATACGGCCAGCGGGAACTTCCCGATGGAAGGGTAGACCATATCTTCGCCTCCGAGGACACCATGTTTTATATGCTGGGCTACCGCCGGGTGCGGGATGTCTTGCCCGGGGAGATCATCTACATTGCCAGCGACCGTCAGGTTTTCACCAGGCGACTGGCCCCCAAGGCGTTCACTCCCTGCATTTTCGAGTACGTCTATTTTGCTCGTCCCGATGCGATGCTGAACAACGTTAACGTCTATCGCTCTCGCCTGCGCATGGGCGAAAATCTTGGTAAAGCCTGGAAAGAAACCTTCCCGGAAGTCTCTCCCGATGTAATTATCCCGGCTCCGGCCACAGCCAATACGGTGGCTCTCTCCATGGCCCGGGAGCTGGGAGTAAACTACTCCGAAGGGCTTTATAAAAATCCCTTTATCGGAAGAACCTTCATCATGCCCAACCAGGAGAAACGCCGTCAGTCCGTGCGGTACAAGCTTTCGCCCCAGGAGCTGGAGTTGCGAAACAAGGACGTCCTGATTGTGGATGACAGCATTGTGCGGGGTACCACGAGCAAGGAAATTGTCCAGATGGTGCGGGAGTTTGGAGCCCGTCGGGTCTACTTTGCCTCGGCCTGCCCTCCCGTGACGCAACCCTGTTACTACGGTGTAGACATTCCCACCTCGGAGGAGCTGATCGCCTCAGTTTCCACAGAGGCGGAGATCCAGGAATATCTGGGAGCGGATTTGCTCCTGTATCAACCTCTGGAATATCTGGTAGAGGCGGTAACACGGAAAGGTGATCATCACATCGATACCCCCTGCACAGCCTGCCTGGGAGGGGACTACATTCACAAGCTGGACCAGGAGGAGATGAAGCGATGCGTATCCTGA
- the purD gene encoding phosphoribosylamine--glycine ligase, translating to MRILIIGSGAREHALAKAFSRSPQKPDLSCLGSHLNPGIRELCRGQYRTGDITDPDLAQAVAREVDADLACIGPEAPLETGVADALWAAGVPVVGPRQAVAKIETSKSFCRELLRRICPEAVPAFYLVTSLDEAEQALDELGAHYVVKEDGLRGGKGVKVSGEHLHSREEALAFCRDVLSDAPQLVIEEKLVGEEFSLLSFADGEHCLHMPPAQDHKRAYQGDRGPNTGGMGSYTDATGSLPFLNRQDIVAAQNLNERVVRGLKEITGVPYQGILYGGFMATAKGVSIVEYNARFGDPEALNVLPLLEGDLAEICSALVEGRLEEVAASFRGEASVCKYLVPPGYPEKGERGLVVTVPAEAAGTECFLGSLALQGDHLVTEGSRTLAVTGFGNTLDEAEARAESWIASVGGGLVHRGDIGTPGLIQKRIDHMKELRGRSVRVGVLGSTRGTSLQGLFDAVESFSIPASVEVVLSDRPDAVILGRARERGIPARAISPRTPEGEKKDRTLFDEELTREFRFFGVDVILCVGYMRILSREFCSTWHGKALNIHPSLLPDFAGAMDGAVHEAVLAAGRQETGCTVHLVTAEVDAGPIILQKRCPVLPGDTPETLKDRVQALESQALVEAVCRAQDQFERGMTV from the coding sequence ATGCGTATCCTGATTATCGGGTCCGGAGCACGGGAACACGCCCTGGCAAAAGCCTTTTCCCGGTCTCCCCAAAAACCGGACCTGTCCTGTCTGGGCAGTCACCTGAACCCGGGGATCCGGGAACTCTGTCGCGGCCAGTACCGGACAGGAGATATCACCGATCCGGATCTGGCTCAAGCGGTGGCCCGTGAGGTCGATGCTGATCTGGCCTGCATTGGTCCCGAGGCGCCCCTGGAGACGGGGGTCGCCGACGCGCTCTGGGCCGCTGGTGTGCCTGTGGTGGGGCCACGCCAGGCTGTCGCAAAAATCGAGACGAGCAAATCCTTTTGCCGGGAGTTATTGCGCAGGATCTGCCCCGAGGCGGTGCCTGCCTTCTATCTGGTGACCTCCCTGGATGAGGCGGAACAGGCTCTGGATGAGCTGGGAGCTCACTATGTGGTGAAGGAAGACGGTCTGCGGGGCGGTAAAGGAGTGAAAGTCTCGGGAGAGCATCTCCACTCCCGTGAGGAGGCTCTTGCCTTCTGCCGGGATGTCCTGAGTGATGCCCCGCAGCTTGTTATTGAAGAGAAGCTTGTGGGAGAGGAATTCTCGCTCCTCTCCTTCGCCGATGGCGAGCACTGCCTGCATATGCCTCCCGCCCAGGACCACAAGCGGGCGTACCAGGGCGATCGGGGCCCCAACACCGGGGGGATGGGGAGTTACACCGACGCAACAGGTTCTTTGCCGTTCTTGAACCGCCAGGATATAGTCGCTGCCCAGAATCTGAACGAGCGGGTGGTTCGGGGACTCAAGGAGATAACAGGCGTGCCGTACCAGGGCATCCTCTACGGGGGGTTCATGGCCACCGCCAAGGGTGTGTCCATCGTTGAGTACAATGCCCGTTTTGGGGATCCCGAAGCGCTGAACGTCCTCCCTCTTCTGGAGGGCGATCTGGCAGAAATCTGTTCCGCCCTGGTCGAAGGTCGACTGGAGGAGGTGGCGGCCTCCTTCCGGGGTGAGGCCTCGGTCTGTAAATATCTGGTGCCGCCGGGGTATCCCGAAAAGGGAGAGCGAGGACTCGTCGTGACCGTCCCTGCCGAGGCCGCAGGGACCGAATGCTTTTTGGGTTCGCTGGCGCTTCAGGGAGATCACCTTGTTACGGAGGGCTCCAGGACACTGGCTGTGACCGGTTTCGGCAATACCCTGGATGAAGCCGAAGCACGGGCCGAATCCTGGATCGCTTCGGTTGGGGGAGGACTTGTTCATCGCGGCGATATCGGCACTCCGGGACTGATCCAGAAACGGATCGATCACATGAAAGAGCTTCGGGGAAGGTCTGTTCGGGTGGGAGTTTTGGGCTCTACCCGGGGAACGTCGCTCCAGGGGCTGTTCGATGCGGTGGAGAGCTTTTCCATTCCTGCCTCGGTGGAGGTTGTTCTCTCGGACCGGCCCGATGCGGTGATTCTGGGCCGTGCCCGGGAGAGGGGAATACCTGCTCGTGCTATCTCCCCCCGAACGCCGGAGGGCGAGAAAAAAGACCGGACTCTTTTTGACGAGGAACTTACCCGGGAGTTCAGGTTTTTTGGGGTGGACGTGATACTGTGTGTGGGGTACATGCGGATTCTCTCGCGGGAGTTCTGCAGTACCTGGCACGGAAAAGCACTGAATATTCACCCGTCGCTTCTCCCCGATTTTGCCGGCGCCATGGATGGAGCGGTCCATGAGGCGGTTCTTGCCGCAGGCCGGCAGGAGACGGGGTGTACCGTTCATCTGGTGACAGCCGAGGTAGACGCTGGTCCGATCATCCTCCAGAAACGCTGTCCTGTTCTGCCTGGTGACACCCCGGAAACGCTGAAAGACCGGGTTCAGGCGCTGGAATCGCAGGCGCTGGTGGAGGCGGTGTGCCGTGCCCAAGACCAATTCGAGAGAGGAATGACGGTATGA
- a CDS encoding transposase, with the protein MEKFQELFNAYQKGELPSDHGYIVSVFYHNNSTYTRYEVISFNNVKDIYITDEGLVFQAEGRKLYVMVEPAGWPNSHIEPAYRTEDQRIPYRKKDLLDYTTRRQDHVYIGKEPVVTYTSFTILKSIGQDISYVFYDQGDIKQTILEFFRLSLWKQARVPQGDARKVTEEIDQVFSKIVVTPDFN; encoded by the coding sequence GTGGAAAAGTTTCAGGAACTCTTTAACGCATACCAAAAGGGTGAACTCCCTTCGGATCACGGCTATATCGTCAGCGTGTTCTATCACAACAACTCAACCTATACCCGGTACGAGGTAATATCCTTTAACAACGTAAAAGATATATACATCACCGATGAAGGGCTGGTCTTCCAGGCGGAGGGAAGGAAACTTTATGTGATGGTGGAACCTGCCGGGTGGCCCAACAGCCACATTGAGCCGGCCTACCGGACAGAGGATCAACGAATCCCCTATCGCAAAAAAGATCTTCTGGATTACACCACCCGCCGCCAGGACCACGTCTACATCGGCAAAGAGCCTGTGGTAACCTACACATCTTTTACCATTCTCAAGAGCATAGGGCAGGATATCTCCTACGTGTTCTACGATCAGGGCGATATCAAGCAGACAATCCTGGAGTTCTTCCGGTTAAGTCTCTGGAAGCAAGCTCGCGTACCCCAAGGCGACGCCAGGAAAGTCACCGAGGAGATTGATCAGGTCTTTTCCAAGATCGTAGTCACTCCGGATTTCAACTAG
- a CDS encoding J domain-containing protein has protein sequence MDLAEAYEFLQLGAAASSEEVSSSFRRLLKEYHPDRNTSRSEWSHRMTVRLTEAHATVTEYLRREELPWESFIEEPSPEHAPSVETDEGFGYSLTLQGHIAELYDLLLDQIHDYYNYGMEKLHLREEGALRYRYRRTLRQMTDIVEGLALAAEWPGSALQYRQVGAIRDFAAAFYENMLIRPKKQQVFLGEDQKACQLYRQGADALDQSIREGVLGLQMEGGRVCPAARDMAERSFMVILARFPRSPHTAETLIKLYLLRALTGLCSFLESAAETA, from the coding sequence ATGGATCTTGCCGAGGCCTACGAGTTTCTTCAGTTAGGGGCGGCCGCTTCCTCTGAGGAGGTGAGCAGCTCCTTTCGCAGATTACTGAAGGAATACCACCCCGATAGAAACACCTCCCGAAGCGAGTGGTCTCACCGGATGACGGTTCGCCTCACCGAGGCTCACGCCACGGTGACGGAGTACCTGCGCCGTGAGGAGCTCCCTTGGGAGAGCTTCATCGAAGAGCCCTCACCGGAACACGCGCCTTCTGTCGAGACGGACGAGGGGTTCGGCTACAGCCTGACCTTGCAGGGGCACATTGCGGAGCTCTACGATCTCCTGCTGGACCAGATCCACGATTACTACAACTACGGCATGGAGAAGTTGCATCTGCGCGAGGAGGGGGCTCTCCGCTACCGGTATCGCAGAACCTTGAGGCAGATGACCGATATTGTCGAGGGGTTGGCGCTTGCTGCAGAATGGCCCGGGAGTGCCCTGCAATACCGACAGGTAGGGGCGATCCGGGATTTTGCCGCTGCTTTTTATGAGAACATGTTAATTCGTCCCAAGAAGCAGCAGGTTTTTCTGGGAGAAGATCAGAAGGCGTGCCAGCTCTATCGCCAAGGTGCCGATGCCCTGGACCAGTCGATCCGGGAGGGTGTGCTGGGACTCCAGATGGAGGGAGGGCGAGTCTGTCCGGCGGCGCGGGACATGGCAGAGCGGTCCTTCATGGTAATTCTTGCACGCTTTCCCCGTAGTCCCCACACGGCAGAGACGCTGATCAAACTGTATTTGCTCCGGGCTCTTACGGGGCTTTGTTCCTTTCTGGAGTCGGCCGCCGAGACGGCGTAA